A window of the Gemmatimonadaceae bacterium genome harbors these coding sequences:
- a CDS encoding DNA internalization-related competence protein ComEC/Rec2 — translation MPLIVLSLGCYLAGLLTGFAGGFPSLIAAIGVAGFAASVGLRRGPVIATTFSLLVAAGFGVARGTTAASLACAGPVPRRATLRVVVEDSVGPGGYVGGEAGACGRVWLSVETGKAAAGSRVVAAGDVARTQRGVLIDHASISVSRGPSLLVRWRQAAGRAIDRTFGGDAPLVRALLIADRSELPPEVRDRFAAAGLAHVLAIAGLHVGIIALAIEIALQLAGVPRSRANVLTIAAVVLYVAVIGAPIPAVRAAIMLNAFLASRLAQRPTSRWAIVALGAAQPLIDPRVVLDAGYQLSVVGVTSMIAAGRVARRIGVHRLPPLTRAPALILVGTTVATIGSAPIVAWVFGRISLAAPLTNLVATPLLELAQPMLFIGMLLAPVHPLAALLADAAHPLLGSLDRVATVAASTPGASILVAPTPMCAAIAAVLSAAFIVACASRDWRAPAAISSVAGVMLIWLPVASSRVAASTGGELELHMIDVGQGDAVALRTPHGHWILVDAGRAWHGGDAGRQTVVPYIGRRGGPLDLFVLSHPHTDHVGGAATVLDALHPMTYVDAGFPGAADAYRASLDAARRDHVRWVRAHPGDEMAVDGVALEFLAPDSTWTAKLVDPNLASVIVLVRYGEIRMLMMGDAEQPEEEWLLENERDELHADVLKVGHHGSKTSSSERFLDAVAPRLALVSVGAGNSYHLPTPVIMERLAAHGAQVLRTDRLGTIVARTDGHRLTIDAAGDTWELPPRSVAPRAP, via the coding sequence GTGCCGCTCATCGTGCTCTCGCTCGGGTGCTACCTCGCCGGGCTGCTCACCGGATTCGCCGGTGGATTCCCCTCGCTGATCGCCGCGATCGGCGTTGCGGGATTCGCGGCGTCTGTTGGGTTGCGGCGGGGACCGGTGATTGCGACGACCTTCTCCCTGTTGGTCGCGGCTGGGTTCGGAGTCGCTCGCGGGACGACAGCTGCTTCTCTCGCCTGCGCGGGACCGGTGCCGCGCCGCGCGACGCTTCGCGTGGTCGTCGAAGACAGCGTCGGCCCGGGAGGATACGTCGGGGGAGAGGCAGGCGCGTGTGGGCGCGTTTGGCTCTCGGTCGAGACGGGCAAGGCGGCGGCCGGCTCGCGCGTCGTCGCCGCCGGCGACGTGGCGCGCACGCAACGCGGCGTTTTGATCGATCACGCGAGCATCTCCGTCTCACGCGGACCGTCGCTGTTGGTGCGATGGCGGCAGGCGGCGGGGCGGGCGATTGACCGAACATTCGGCGGTGACGCGCCGCTCGTGCGCGCGCTGTTGATCGCGGACCGGAGCGAGCTCCCCCCGGAAGTGCGGGATCGCTTCGCGGCCGCCGGACTAGCGCACGTCTTGGCCATTGCCGGGTTGCACGTCGGCATCATCGCGTTGGCGATCGAGATCGCGCTGCAGCTCGCCGGCGTGCCGCGCTCGCGCGCCAACGTGCTCACCATCGCGGCGGTGGTGCTCTACGTCGCGGTGATCGGCGCGCCGATCCCCGCCGTTCGCGCGGCGATCATGCTCAACGCGTTTTTGGCGAGCCGCCTGGCGCAGCGGCCCACGTCGCGTTGGGCGATCGTCGCGCTCGGCGCCGCGCAGCCGCTCATCGATCCACGCGTCGTGCTCGACGCCGGCTATCAGTTGAGCGTCGTCGGCGTCACGTCGATGATTGCGGCGGGGCGCGTCGCGCGAAGAATCGGCGTGCACCGCTTGCCTCCGCTGACGCGTGCTCCGGCGCTGATTCTCGTCGGGACGACGGTGGCGACGATCGGATCCGCGCCGATCGTCGCGTGGGTATTCGGGCGAATCAGCCTCGCGGCGCCGTTGACGAATCTCGTCGCGACGCCGCTCCTCGAGTTGGCGCAACCGATGTTGTTCATCGGCATGCTGCTCGCGCCGGTCCATCCGCTGGCGGCGCTCCTCGCCGACGCCGCGCATCCGTTGCTCGGCAGCCTGGACCGCGTGGCGACGGTGGCCGCCTCGACGCCCGGCGCGTCCATCCTCGTGGCGCCGACACCCATGTGCGCCGCGATCGCGGCGGTGTTGTCCGCGGCGTTCATCGTGGCGTGTGCGTCGCGGGACTGGCGGGCCCCGGCGGCCATTTCTTCCGTCGCCGGCGTGATGCTGATCTGGCTGCCGGTCGCGTCGTCGCGAGTCGCCGCAAGCACCGGCGGTGAGCTCGAGCTGCACATGATCGACGTGGGGCAGGGAGACGCGGTCGCACTGCGTACGCCGCACGGTCATTGGATTCTCGTCGACGCGGGTCGCGCGTGGCACGGCGGCGATGCCGGACGTCAGACCGTCGTGCCGTACATCGGGCGACGGGGCGGCCCGCTCGATCTCTTCGTGCTGTCGCATCCGCATACGGATCACGTCGGTGGCGCGGCGACCGTGCTCGACGCGCTCCATCCCATGACCTACGTCGACGCGGGTTTTCCCGGAGCGGCGGACGCGTATCGGGCGTCGCTCGACGCCGCTCGGCGCGATCACGTGCGGTGGGTGCGCGCTCATCCGGGCGACGAGATGGCGGTCGACGGCGTCGCGCTCGAGTTTCTCGCCCCGGACTCGACGTGGACGGCCAAGCTGGTGGATCCAAATCTCGCGAGCGTGATCGTGCTCGTTCGCTATGGCGAGATTCGGATGTTGATGATGGGCGACGCCGAGCAGCCGGAGGAGGAGTGGCTCCTCGAGAACGAGCGCGACGAGCTGCACGCCGACGTGTTGAAGGTGGGACACCATGGCAGCAAGACGAGCAGCAGCGAGCGCTTTCTCGACGCGGTCGCACCGCGGCTCGCGCTCGTATCGGTCGGCGCGGGAAACTCGTATCACTTGCCGACGCCGGTGATCATGGAACGCCTCGCGGCGCATGGAGCGCAAGTCTTGCGGACCGACCGGCTCGGGACCATCGTGGCGCGAACGGACGGACACCGGCTCACCATCGACGCCGCGGGAGATACATGGGAATTGCCGCCGCGCTCCGTCGCGCCGCGCGCGCCGTAG
- a CDS encoding FtsX-like permease family protein, protein MFAAFGIFGLTLCAVGLYGVVAYTVNRRRRELATRIALGPQSRDIARAVLHDCAVTMLAGVGIGAFLAIVATQPFANSLPHVRYEVALALVAAEALLFLSAALACLGPIRQAVRANPVEILRAG, encoded by the coding sequence ATGTTCGCCGCGTTCGGCATCTTCGGGCTCACGCTCTGCGCGGTCGGCTTGTATGGTGTCGTCGCGTACACCGTGAACCGGCGCCGGCGAGAGTTGGCGACGCGAATCGCGCTCGGTCCGCAGTCGCGCGACATCGCGCGCGCGGTGCTGCACGATTGCGCCGTGACGATGCTCGCCGGCGTGGGTATCGGTGCATTCCTCGCTATTGTCGCCACACAACCCTTCGCCAACAGCCTGCCACACGTGCGATACGAGGTGGCATTGGCGTTGGTGGCTGCCGAGGCGCTTCTGTTTCTCAGTGCGGCGTTGGCCTGCCTCGGCCCGATCCGTCAGGCAGTCCGCGCGAATCCGGTTGAGATCCTGCGCGCGGGATGA
- the fbp gene encoding class 1 fructose-bisphosphatase: MVKHTATSVVTIERFIIEEERLHPEATGELSGILYDLALAAKMIANKVRSAGLADILGSADTENVQGEVQQKLDVMANEIIVKAMDHGGRLCAMASEEEPGIIQIPEHFKCGKYVLLFDPLDGSSNIDVNVPVGTIFSVVRKITRGRHGEMEDLLQPGRRQVAAGYVIYGSSTMMVYTTGQGAHGFTLDPSIGEFLLSHPNIRIPEDGRYLSVNDSYEAMWDERVRSVMRHYRGLENSHRPLSTRYVGSLVADFHRNLLGGGIFAYPANMKTPRGKLRLLYEANPLAFIVEQAGGAAIDGGQRVLDVLPSELHQRTPLYIGSKNEVALAQQILSPRPDLVVA; this comes from the coding sequence GTGGTCAAACACACGGCAACATCTGTCGTCACGATCGAGCGCTTCATCATCGAAGAGGAGCGCCTCCATCCTGAAGCGACGGGCGAGCTCTCCGGCATTCTGTATGACCTTGCGCTCGCGGCGAAGATGATCGCCAACAAAGTGCGTAGCGCCGGCCTCGCCGACATCCTCGGATCGGCCGACACGGAGAACGTGCAGGGCGAGGTGCAGCAGAAGCTGGACGTGATGGCGAACGAGATCATCGTGAAGGCGATGGACCACGGCGGCCGCCTGTGCGCCATGGCGTCGGAGGAAGAGCCGGGCATCATCCAGATCCCGGAGCACTTCAAGTGCGGCAAGTACGTGCTGCTGTTCGACCCGCTCGACGGTTCCTCGAACATCGACGTCAACGTGCCGGTCGGCACGATCTTCTCCGTCGTCCGCAAGATCACGCGCGGCCGCCACGGCGAAATGGAAGACCTGCTCCAGCCCGGGCGGCGCCAGGTGGCGGCCGGCTACGTCATCTACGGGTCGAGCACGATGATGGTCTACACCACGGGGCAGGGAGCGCACGGATTCACGCTCGATCCGTCGATCGGCGAATTCCTCCTCTCGCATCCGAACATCCGCATCCCCGAAGACGGGCGGTATCTCTCGGTCAACGACTCGTACGAAGCGATGTGGGACGAGCGCGTCCGCTCGGTCATGCGTCACTATCGCGGCCTCGAGAACAGCCACCGACCCTTGAGCACACGCTACGTCGGCTCGCTCGTCGCCGATTTCCACCGCAACCTGCTCGGCGGCGGCATCTTCGCGTATCCGGCGAACATGAAGACGCCGCGGGGCAAGCTGCGCCTTCTGTACGAAGCGAACCCGCTCGCGTTCATCGTCGAGCAGGCCGGCGGCGCCGCGATCGACGGCGGCCAGCGCGTTCTCGACGTGTTGCCGAGCGAGCTCCACCAGCGCACGCCCCTCTACATCGGCAGCAAGAACGAAGTCGCGCTCGCGCAGCAGATCCTCTCGCCGCGCCCCGATCTCGTCGTCGCATAG
- a CDS encoding methylmalonyl-CoA mutase family protein translates to MSQPRKDNEQRETPSGIPIDVVYRPGDDTVDYARDLADPGAFPFTRGVQATMYRGRLWTMRQYAGFGTAAETNRRFRLLLDAGQTGLSVAFDLPTQMGIDSNSPRALGEVGRVGVAIDTVDDMHRLLDGIPLDKVSTSMTINATASTLLAMYIVVAEERGIGRAALSGTIQNDILKEYIARGTYIYPPEPSLALVAEVFRFCAKEVPNWNPISISGYHIREAGATAVQELAFTFANAVEYVQRAVARGLDVNSFAPRLSFFFAAHNDLFEEVAKFRAARRIYARLMRERFKANDQSSRLRFHTQTGGVTLQAQQPLNNVVRVAVQALSAVLGGTQSLHTNGYDEALALPTAEAATLALRTQQVLAFESGVAATVDPLAGSYYVEHLTNELERRALELLEAVDALGGAARAIEASFFQEEIARSAYDQQMRVEHGQTVIVGVNKFGDKEPPPIIPAPDYSALERDQVERLEGSRSSRDAGRVSAALRALSDAAKSSGAPLMPLIIDATRARASVGEIADSLREAWGEYRPA, encoded by the coding sequence ATGAGCCAGCCACGCAAGGACAACGAGCAGCGCGAGACCCCGTCGGGCATCCCGATCGACGTCGTGTATCGGCCGGGCGACGACACGGTGGACTACGCGCGTGATCTCGCCGATCCGGGCGCGTTTCCGTTCACGCGCGGCGTGCAGGCGACGATGTACCGCGGGCGTCTGTGGACGATGCGCCAGTATGCGGGGTTCGGGACGGCGGCCGAAACGAACCGACGGTTTCGTCTGTTGCTCGACGCCGGCCAGACGGGATTGAGCGTCGCGTTCGACTTGCCGACGCAGATGGGCATCGACTCCAATTCGCCGCGAGCGTTGGGAGAAGTCGGCCGCGTGGGCGTGGCGATCGACACGGTTGACGACATGCACCGTCTGCTCGACGGCATTCCGCTCGACAAGGTCTCGACGTCGATGACGATCAACGCGACGGCGTCGACGCTGCTCGCGATGTACATCGTCGTGGCCGAGGAGCGCGGGATCGGCCGCGCAGCGCTGAGCGGCACGATCCAGAACGACATCCTCAAAGAGTACATCGCGCGCGGCACGTACATTTACCCGCCCGAGCCGAGCCTCGCGCTGGTCGCCGAGGTGTTCCGGTTCTGCGCGAAGGAAGTGCCGAACTGGAACCCGATCTCCATCTCGGGCTATCACATCCGCGAGGCGGGGGCGACGGCCGTACAGGAACTGGCATTTACATTCGCGAACGCCGTCGAGTACGTCCAGCGTGCCGTCGCCCGCGGGCTGGACGTGAATTCGTTCGCGCCGCGGCTGTCGTTCTTCTTCGCCGCGCACAACGATCTCTTCGAGGAGGTCGCGAAGTTCCGCGCGGCGCGCCGGATCTACGCGCGTCTCATGCGCGAGCGGTTCAAGGCGAACGATCAGAGCTCCCGACTGCGATTTCACACACAGACCGGCGGCGTGACCCTCCAGGCGCAGCAGCCGCTCAACAACGTCGTCCGCGTGGCGGTGCAGGCGCTGTCCGCGGTGCTCGGAGGGACGCAGTCGCTGCACACGAACGGCTACGACGAAGCGCTCGCGCTGCCGACGGCCGAAGCGGCCACGCTCGCCCTCCGCACGCAGCAGGTGCTCGCGTTCGAGTCCGGCGTCGCGGCCACGGTGGATCCACTCGCCGGGAGCTATTACGTCGAGCATCTCACGAACGAGCTCGAACGTCGCGCGCTCGAGCTGCTCGAGGCGGTGGACGCGTTGGGCGGCGCGGCGCGCGCGATCGAGGCGTCGTTTTTTCAGGAAGAGATCGCGCGCAGCGCGTACGACCAGCAGATGCGCGTCGAGCACGGCCAGACGGTCATCGTCGGCGTCAACAAGTTCGGCGACAAGGAGCCTCCGCCGATCATTCCCGCCCCGGACTATTCAGCGCTCGAGCGCGACCAGGTCGAGCGCCTCGAGGGCTCGCGAAGCTCGCGCGACGCTGGTCGTGTGTCCGCGGCGCTCCGCGCGCTGAGCGACGCCGCGAAGTCCTCCGGGGCGCCGCTCATGCCGCTGATCATCGACGCGACACGCGCCCGCGCGAGCGTGGGTGAGATCGCGGATTCGCTGAGAGAGGCGTGGGGCGAGTATAGGCCGGCGTGA
- a CDS encoding MiaB/RimO family radical SAM methylthiotransferase, with protein MNIYLRTFGCRANHYDSEAVRAMVEANGHAVVARAADADVAVFNSCAVTSEAEAELRKVVRRSARERVGLRSVVMGCAAALDDARPASSRIASLPTVERVVPGADLDAIAGALGLEPRALAARTVAQAGTRALLRVQDGCDEHCTFCATTLARGANRSRSIDELVREATLLAERHPEIVVTGIHIGTYGADIGSSLGELMKRLVSNVPVVRFRLSSIEATELDERLVELLVGAPDRLAPHVHAPLQSGSDRVLKRMGRRWYTSASYAEAIERLVGRMPVLGLGADVIAGFPGETDEDHAATVRMIEELPFTYLHVFPYSARPGTAAERLHEPVHAAQATKRAAELREAGRRKAASHVAARTGGLADVVVIGGGTDRDGMTGDYLDVRIGDPSLARGDRFIGRLVADGAALRAVGA; from the coding sequence GTGAACATCTACCTGCGCACCTTCGGGTGCCGCGCGAACCACTACGACAGCGAAGCGGTTCGGGCAATGGTCGAGGCGAACGGCCACGCGGTCGTCGCCCGCGCCGCCGACGCGGACGTCGCCGTGTTCAATAGCTGCGCCGTCACGTCGGAAGCCGAGGCCGAGCTCAGAAAGGTCGTGCGGCGGAGCGCGCGTGAGCGCGTGGGGCTGCGCAGCGTCGTGATGGGCTGCGCCGCGGCGCTCGACGACGCGCGTCCCGCGTCGTCGCGCATCGCGTCGCTGCCGACGGTCGAACGGGTCGTCCCCGGCGCCGACCTGGACGCGATCGCCGGCGCGCTGGGCCTCGAGCCGCGCGCTCTCGCCGCGCGCACCGTCGCGCAGGCGGGCACGCGCGCGCTGTTGCGCGTGCAGGACGGCTGCGACGAGCACTGCACGTTTTGCGCGACGACGCTCGCTCGTGGCGCCAACCGAAGCCGTTCGATCGACGAATTGGTGCGCGAAGCGACGCTGCTCGCCGAGCGGCACCCTGAGATCGTCGTCACCGGAATTCACATCGGCACCTATGGCGCGGACATCGGGTCGTCGCTCGGCGAATTGATGAAGCGACTCGTGTCGAACGTGCCGGTCGTGCGATTCCGACTCTCGTCGATCGAAGCGACCGAGCTGGACGAACGGCTCGTCGAATTGTTGGTCGGCGCGCCGGACCGGCTCGCCCCGCACGTCCACGCGCCGCTGCAATCGGGCTCGGACCGCGTCCTGAAGCGAATGGGCCGGCGTTGGTACACGAGCGCGTCGTACGCGGAAGCGATCGAGCGTCTGGTGGGCCGGATGCCGGTCCTCGGGCTCGGCGCCGATGTCATTGCCGGATTCCCGGGCGAGACGGATGAGGATCACGCCGCGACCGTTCGCATGATCGAGGAGCTGCCGTTCACCTACCTGCACGTTTTTCCGTACTCCGCGCGCCCGGGCACGGCGGCCGAGCGGCTTCACGAGCCGGTCCACGCGGCCCAGGCCACGAAACGGGCGGCGGAACTGCGCGAGGCCGGTCGCCGCAAGGCGGCCTCTCATGTCGCCGCACGAACCGGAGGACTCGCGGACGTCGTGGTGATCGGCGGCGGAACAGATCGCGACGGGATGACCGGCGATTACCTCGACGTGCGAATTGGGGATCCCTCATTGGCGCGCGGAGATCGCTTCATCGGCCGCCTGGTCGCCGACGGAGCGGCACTACGGGCTGTCGGCGCGTAA
- a CDS encoding ABC transporter permease, giving the protein MPSDSAVERFYDDLAGHMNTMPGVRDAATSCEEKPDGGIVFAEEGKSGMNVNRYHAVSPTYLSTLGLPIVDGRDFQPGDRGAETGVVIVDDSAARRLWPGLASPVGRMIKLGARDSKRPWLRVVGVVRSVELNPRSGLDLPAEPSLYVVSARGALFSPRCSPRSASSGSRSARSACMVSSRTP; this is encoded by the coding sequence ATGCCGAGCGATTCGGCCGTCGAGCGCTTTTACGACGATCTCGCCGGCCACATGAACACGATGCCGGGCGTACGTGACGCCGCCACGTCGTGCGAGGAGAAGCCGGACGGGGGCATCGTGTTCGCCGAAGAAGGCAAAAGCGGGATGAACGTGAACCGGTACCACGCGGTGAGCCCGACGTACCTCTCGACACTCGGCCTCCCGATCGTCGACGGCCGCGATTTTCAACCGGGCGATCGCGGCGCCGAGACGGGTGTCGTGATCGTCGACGACAGCGCCGCGCGGCGCCTATGGCCGGGGCTCGCGTCGCCGGTCGGACGAATGATCAAGCTCGGTGCTCGAGACTCGAAGCGCCCGTGGCTGCGCGTGGTGGGCGTGGTGCGATCGGTCGAGTTGAACCCGCGCTCAGGCCTCGACCTTCCGGCGGAGCCGAGCCTCTACGTGGTCAGCGCCAGGGGAGCGCTTTTTTCGCCGCGATGTTCGCCGCGTTCGGCATCTTCGGGCTCACGCTCTGCGCGGTCGGCTTGTATGGTGTCGTCGCGTACACCGTGA
- a CDS encoding zinc ribbon domain-containing protein, which translates to MPTYEFRCPSGHSFERFYRKIADAATELECPECGKIATRQLSGGAGLVFKGSGFYLTDYGRNAHRNGGAGKPSEKSSSESSSEGKSESKPESKPTESKSDSGGSSSADSKRTEAKSDASGSSSSSKPDSSSTKKPGSGGGSGN; encoded by the coding sequence ATGCCAACTTACGAGTTCCGCTGTCCAAGCGGCCACAGCTTCGAGCGCTTCTACCGCAAGATCGCCGACGCCGCGACGGAGCTCGAGTGTCCGGAGTGCGGCAAGATTGCGACGCGCCAGCTCTCGGGCGGCGCAGGGCTCGTGTTCAAGGGATCGGGCTTCTACCTGACCGACTACGGGCGCAACGCGCACCGAAACGGCGGCGCCGGCAAGCCGAGCGAGAAATCGTCGAGCGAATCGTCGAGCGAGGGGAAGAGCGAATCGAAGCCGGAGTCGAAGCCCACCGAATCGAAGAGCGATTCCGGCGGATCGAGCAGTGCGGACTCGAAGCGAACCGAGGCCAAGAGCGACGCGTCCGGATCGTCATCGTCGAGCAAGCCTGACTCATCCTCGACCAAGAAGCCCGGCTCCGGCGGCGGCTCGGGCAACTGA
- the argS gene encoding arginine--tRNA ligase, producing the protein MDTTEALRAELVRAAQSLGAPGDVDPVIERPRDPAFGDWATNLAMVLAKPLGKKPRDLAKDIIERLDHLRAGIRSAEIAGPGFINFRLATDVFSDGLRALITAGHAYGQSNAGEQCPVNVEFVSANPTGPLHVGHGRQAALGDAISSLLAITGWRVTREFYYNDAGAQIANLALSVQARVRELAGKEGALPEGGYHGEYIRELAARYAEENSGDANADDLDAVRRFAVRELRKEQDRDLQAFGVRFDVYFLESSLYEDGRVDDTVRRLVAAGHTYDKDGALWLRTTDFGDDKDRVMRRSAEKGGEPTYFVPDVAYHVTKWERGFKRAINVQGADHHSTVTRVRVGLQALEAGIPTGYPDYVLHQMVTVMRGGEEVKISKRAGSYVTVRDLVDEVGRDAVRYFFLMRKGDSQLVFDVDVARSQSDENPVYYIQMAHARMSGIFRVGEIEPASVTGVDADLSLLTLPEEQELMKALLDYPAIVAGAATALEPHRIANYLHDTAGKTHLWYHKAHVLNEPEPLMRARLVLTRAAQLVLRNGLSLLGISAPERM; encoded by the coding sequence ATGGACACCACCGAAGCGCTTCGCGCCGAGCTCGTTCGCGCCGCGCAGTCACTCGGCGCGCCCGGAGATGTCGACCCGGTCATCGAGCGGCCGCGCGACCCCGCGTTCGGCGATTGGGCGACGAATCTCGCCATGGTGCTCGCCAAGCCCCTCGGGAAAAAGCCGCGCGACCTGGCGAAGGACATCATCGAGCGGCTCGATCATTTGCGCGCGGGAATTCGTTCCGCGGAGATCGCGGGCCCGGGGTTCATCAATTTTCGCCTCGCGACCGACGTCTTTTCCGACGGGCTGCGCGCTCTCATCACGGCCGGGCACGCCTACGGTCAGTCGAACGCGGGCGAGCAGTGTCCGGTGAACGTCGAGTTCGTTTCGGCGAATCCGACCGGTCCGTTGCATGTCGGGCACGGGCGTCAAGCGGCGCTCGGCGACGCGATCTCGTCGCTGCTGGCGATCACAGGATGGCGGGTCACGCGAGAGTTCTACTACAACGACGCGGGCGCGCAGATCGCGAACCTCGCGCTCAGTGTGCAGGCGCGAGTGCGCGAGCTCGCGGGGAAGGAAGGCGCGCTTCCCGAAGGCGGCTACCACGGCGAATACATTCGCGAGTTGGCCGCGCGGTACGCGGAGGAGAATTCGGGCGACGCGAACGCCGACGACCTCGACGCGGTGCGTCGCTTCGCCGTGCGCGAGCTGCGCAAGGAACAGGACCGCGACCTGCAGGCGTTCGGCGTGAGGTTCGACGTTTACTTCTTGGAATCGTCGCTCTACGAGGACGGCCGCGTCGACGATACGGTGCGACGGCTGGTCGCCGCGGGACACACGTACGACAAAGACGGCGCGCTCTGGCTGCGCACGACGGACTTCGGCGACGACAAGGATCGCGTCATGCGCCGCAGCGCCGAGAAGGGCGGTGAGCCGACCTACTTCGTGCCCGACGTCGCGTACCACGTCACGAAATGGGAGCGCGGGTTCAAGCGCGCGATCAACGTGCAGGGCGCCGATCACCACAGCACGGTCACGCGCGTGCGCGTCGGCTTGCAGGCGCTCGAGGCCGGAATTCCCACGGGCTATCCGGACTACGTGCTGCATCAGATGGTGACCGTGATGCGTGGCGGCGAAGAGGTGAAGATCTCCAAGCGCGCCGGCAGCTACGTCACCGTGCGCGATCTCGTCGACGAAGTCGGGCGCGACGCGGTTCGCTACTTCTTCCTCATGCGGAAGGGCGACTCGCAGCTCGTGTTCGACGTCGACGTCGCGCGCTCGCAGTCGGACGAGAATCCCGTCTACTACATCCAGATGGCGCACGCGCGCATGTCCGGGATCTTCCGCGTCGGAGAGATCGAGCCGGCGTCGGTCACGGGCGTCGACGCGGATCTCTCGTTGCTCACTCTTCCGGAAGAGCAGGAGCTCATGAAGGCGCTGCTCGACTATCCGGCGATCGTCGCCGGAGCGGCCACGGCGCTCGAGCCGCATCGCATCGCCAACTATCTCCACGACACCGCCGGCAAGACACACCTCTGGTATCACAAGGCGCACGTGCTGAACGAACCCGAGCCGCTGATGCGCGCGCGGCTCGTTCTCACGCGTGCCGCTCAACTCGTTCTTCGCAACGGGCTCTCGCTCCTCGGCATCTCGGCGCCGGAGCGGATGTGA
- the miaB gene encoding tRNA (N6-isopentenyl adenosine(37)-C2)-methylthiotransferase MiaB yields MTDRPTVYIETYGCQMNVSDSELMLGKLAAHGYEPVGEPDGADVILVNTCAIRDHAEQRVLGRLGELRRSMKPGSVVGVTGCMAQRLGPQLLTKARHVSIVVGPDGYRALPALIESARKGERTIATSFDLEEHYEDFQPRRFDKVKAWIPVQRGCDYRCTYCIVPTTRGPERSRRLADVVREVESVVADGMTEVVLLGQTVNSYHDGEFDFADLLRAVGKADGLRRIRFTSPHPNDFSERVIAAIAEVDAVCEHVHLPMQSGSTRVLKRMLRRYTREGYLDCVAKLRASIPGLSLTTDVIVGFPGETDEDFEETLEVVREVGFADGFTFKFSPRDGTPATRMPAELTVSDEVASERLARLVETIRGNARASNMTQLGRRYEVLIEREARRGDELLMARTRDFKTVMVPGDPSMLGSYVTVELTGTTGSTFTGQIVAERKPLPMAG; encoded by the coding sequence ATGACCGACCGCCCCACCGTCTACATCGAGACCTACGGCTGCCAGATGAACGTGAGCGATTCCGAGCTGATGCTCGGCAAGCTCGCGGCGCACGGCTACGAGCCGGTGGGCGAGCCCGACGGCGCGGACGTCATACTCGTCAACACGTGCGCCATCCGCGACCACGCCGAGCAGCGAGTGCTCGGCCGGCTCGGCGAGCTGCGGCGAAGCATGAAGCCGGGGTCCGTGGTCGGCGTGACAGGCTGCATGGCGCAGCGGCTGGGACCGCAGCTGCTCACGAAGGCGAGGCACGTGAGCATCGTGGTAGGGCCCGATGGTTACCGAGCCCTGCCGGCGCTCATCGAGAGCGCGCGCAAGGGCGAGCGCACGATCGCGACGTCGTTCGACCTCGAGGAGCACTACGAGGATTTTCAGCCGCGGCGCTTCGACAAGGTGAAGGCGTGGATTCCCGTGCAGCGCGGCTGCGACTATCGCTGCACGTACTGCATCGTGCCGACGACGCGCGGACCGGAGCGCAGCCGCCGCCTCGCCGACGTCGTGCGCGAAGTGGAGTCGGTGGTCGCCGACGGAATGACGGAAGTCGTGCTGCTCGGCCAAACCGTGAACTCGTATCACGACGGCGAGTTCGATTTCGCCGATCTATTGCGGGCCGTCGGCAAAGCCGACGGCCTTCGGCGGATTCGGTTCACGAGCCCGCACCCGAACGATTTCTCCGAGCGAGTCATCGCGGCGATCGCCGAAGTCGACGCGGTCTGCGAGCACGTGCATTTGCCGATGCAGTCGGGATCGACGCGCGTGCTCAAGCGGATGCTGAGACGCTACACGCGCGAGGGATACCTCGACTGCGTGGCCAAGCTACGCGCGTCGATTCCGGGGCTGTCGCTCACGACCGACGTGATCGTCGGATTCCCGGGCGAGACCGACGAGGACTTCGAGGAGACGCTCGAGGTGGTGCGCGAAGTCGGTTTCGCCGACGGGTTCACGTTCAAGTTCTCGCCGCGCGACGGCACGCCGGCGACGAGAATGCCGGCGGAGCTGACGGTGAGCGACGAGGTGGCGAGCGAGCGTCTGGCCCGGCTCGTCGAGACGATTCGAGGCAACGCGCGCGCGTCGAACATGACGCAGTTGGGACGGCGGTACGAAGTGCTGATCGAGCGCGAGGCGCGGCGCGGCGACGAGTTGCTCATGGCGCGCACGCGGGACTTCAAGACGGTCATGGTGCCGGGTGACCCGAGCATGCTGGGCTCGTACGTGACGGTGGAGCTCACGGGGACCACGGGCTCGACGTTCACCGGACAGATCGTGGCGGAGCGGAAACCGTTGCCGATGGCGGGGTGA